CAGCAACTACGATGTTAAAGATAGCAATGTGAGCATAATATTTGTCGACAAAGATGGCAACAAGAGCGACATTATGTCAGTTCAAGCAAAAAAATTAAATGAAATTAGTGAGTATATCTTTTCGTATGATCGCGGCATAAAGGTGATGAAATTTAGTTCGAAAAAGCCGATATGCGAGGCGCTTGAGAAAGAGGAACCTGTAAATTTAAGCGTATTAGATGCGAGATATTTTGACGGCAATCAAATTTCAAGCTATGCCTTTAGCGTTGATATTGTTGGTCAAAAGCGTGAAAATTTTGTAGAGAGAAAAGACTATTATATAGATGCAGCTGCAAATGTTATGGTTACGCTAGAAGCCTTATCGATAAAGAATATCGCAAAAGATATAAAAATGGGGCAGCTTCTGCTTGCAAAAGGTATGTGTTTAACAAAAAGATAAAAATTTAATAAAGGAGAAAAAATGAGAGCATTGCTTAGCGTTAGCGATAAAGAGGGCATTGTAGAGTTTGCAAAGGGGCTAGAAGAGCTTGGCTGGCAGATACTTTCAACCGGTGGCACCTATAAACTTTTAAAGACTGAGGGCATCAAAGCCACTGAGGTTAGCGAATTTACGGCGTCACCTGAGATGTTTGAGGGTAGGGTAAAGACCCTTCATCCAAAGATACATGGTGGCATCTTGCACAAGCGCGATGACGCTACGCACGTGGCTCAGGCAAAGGAGTATGGCATCGAGGGCATAGACCTAGTTTGTGTAAATTTATATCCATTTAAAGAGACTACCATTAGGACCGATGACTTTGCTGAGATCATCGAAAATATCGATATCGGTGGCCCAGCCATGGTAAGAAGCGCAGCTAAAAATTTTAAAGACGTGCTCATAGTTACAAACGTGCTTGACTACGATGAAATTTTAAAGCGCCTAAGAGAAAAAAGTGATGATTTTGAGTTTAGAAGATCGCTGATGATAAAGGCTTACGAGCACACAGCGGCCTATGACAGCACGATCGCAAACTATATGAATGATAGATTTAATAGCGGTTTTGGCGATGCTAGATTTATTGTTGGCAACAAGGTTTTTGATACAAGATACGGTGAAAACCCTCACCAAAAAGGTGCGCTTTATGAGTTTAACTACTTCTTTTCAAACAACTTTAGAGCCCTAAAAGGCGAAGCTAGCTTTAACAACATGACTGATATAAACGGCGCACTAATGCTTGCAACTAGTTTTGAAGACGCGCCAGCAGTGGCTATCATCAAGCACGCGAATCCTTGCGGCTTTGCGGTAAAAGACACTCTGCTTGAAAGCTACGTGGCAGCGCTTAAATGTGATCCGATATCAGCATATGGCGGTGTGGTAGCGATAAATGGTACGCTTGATGAGGAGCTAGCTAAAAAGATAAATGAAATTTACGTTGAAGTAATCATCGCTGCAAATGTTGATGAAGCAGCGCTTAAAGTCTTTGAGAGCAAAAAACGTATCAAAATTTTCACTCAAGATAATAAATTTTTAGTACGTGCAGATGATAAATTTGACTTTAAACATATTGATGGTGGCTTTGTATTTCAAGAAAGAGACTTCGTAAAAGACGAAGAGCTTGAAAATATGAAGCAAATGAGTAAAAAACATGCAAGTGGCAGCGAGCTAAAAGACGCTCAGATCGCGTGGAAAGTCGCTGCACTAACAAAGAGCAACTGCGTAGTTTATGTAAAAGATGGTGCGATGGTGGCTATTGGTATGGGTATGACAAGCCGTGTGGATGCTGCACGTGCAGCCGTGGCAAAGGCAAAAGAGCTCGAGATCGACCTAAATGGTTGCGTACTTGCGAGTGAGGCATTCTTTCCATTTAGAGATAGTATCGACATCGCTAGTAAGGTCGGTGTAAAATGCGTCATTGAACCAGGTGGTAGCATCAGAGATGATGAGGTGATAGAGGCCGCTGATGAGCATGGCATGTCGCTATATTTCACTGGCGTTAGACACTTCTTACACTAAAATTTAGGGGCGTTTGCCCCTTACTTCACACTTTATAACTTTAATTTTCGTATAATCTTTCAAAAGCGAAAGGAGATAGAATGAAAAAGATCTTAAAATTTATCTTAATGGCGGCAGTGTTTTTTGGTCTAAATTTGATGGCAAAAGATGAGCTTATAAAGGAACAGACGATGGCAGGGCAAAATTTAAAAGAAATTTATCTAGCAGGTGGTTGCTTTTGGGGTATGCAGGGATATTTTAAAAAGATATTTGGCGTAGTGGATACAAAGGTAGGCTACGCAAATGGCAAGAGCGAAAATACTAGCTACCGCGAGCTTCATGAGAGCGATCATGCTGAGACACTTTATGTAAAATACGACGAAAATAGAGTCGCTTTGGCTGAAATTTTGGCTCATTTTTTTAGAGTGATCGACCCGACCTCTCTAAATAAACAAGGCAATGACGTCGGTAGGCAGTATAGAAGCGGAATTTACTATGTGAGCGAAAGTGATCTGCCAACGATAGAGAGCTTTATGAAAATAGAGCAAAAGAAATTTAAAGACAAGATCGTGGTTGAGGTAGCGCCGCTTAAAAATTTCGTCATAGGCGAGGAGTATCACCAAGACTATCTTGATAAAAATCCTTTTGGATATTGTCACATCGACCTAGGTTTAGCCGATAAACCGCTTTACGATGAGACAAAATTTAAGCCACTTAGTAAAGATGAGCTAAAGAAAAATTTAAGTAGCGAGCAGTATGCTGTGACACAAGAAGCGGCGACTGAGAGGCCGTTTAGCAGCGAGTATGATAAATTTGATCAAAAAGGCATTTATGTAGATATTACAAGCGGAAAGCCACTTTTCTCAAGCGCAGATAAATTTGATGCAGGATGTGGCTGGCCAAGCTTTACAAAGCCTATCACGACAACAGCTCTTTCATATAAGGAGGACAACTCGTTTATGATGAAAAGGGTCGAAGTTAAGTCTCAAAATAGTGACGCGCACCTTGGGCATGTTTTTGACGATGGCCCAAGCGATAAGGGCGGGCTAAGATATTGCATAAACGGTGCGAGCCTTAAATTTATACCGCTTGAAGATATGGCAAGACTAGGGTATGAGGAATTTATACCTTATGTAAAATAGCTTTTGTTGAAGCAAATCAATAGTTTAAAAAGTTTAATCAGAGTATAATTCTCCAAAATTAAAAGGAGAAAAAATGAGCGATTTTTTCAAAAACGCAGAGCAGTTTAATGTCGATGGTGCAACCGTGCCATTTTATAAATTTAATGAAAATGGTGTAAATTTTATTGGCTTTGACTCACGTCCTTGCGTGCCGCCAGAGCCAATGGTCAATGCATTAATCGCTATTAAATTTGCTGATAAAAATACAAAAATTATGATGCTAAATCATAAATTTCCAGCCGGTCTTATACCAAAGATAGATAAGAGCTTTGATATAGAGCGTGAAGATATAGATGGTGGGGCTGTAAAGATGATTTTTAGCCTAAAAGACGGTGCAAATATAGAAGACGTAGATACGAGTCTTTGCCACTAAGATGCTTTTAAATACTTATGCACCACCATTTAAGTTAGTCGGTGGATATTTTATTGCTGGAATTTTCTTTTTAGCATTAAGTGTACCGGCATTCTTTTATGCAGATTTTGATGCGATTAGCTCGCTAAATACAGCTGGTTTTTTGCATATATTTTTTGTTGGTTTTGTTATGAGCATTATCATCGGAGCACTTTATCAGCTAACCTCAGTCATCTTAGAAAAGCCATTTTTTACCGCAAAAGGTGCTATTTTAAATTTGGCTATTTTTTGTCTATCGTTGCTGGGTATGTGTTACGGGATGCTATTTGCTGATGCTAAAATTTTACAAATTAGTGGAGTTTTGCTTTTTTGCTCACTTGCCTTTTTTGCTACGACTTATGCACTAAGCTTTATGGATAATGAAAAAAAGAGCTTTGCGGTCTTTGCGCTTTTTGTTTCAGCTATCTTTTTGGTAATTGGAATAACGCTTGGTTTTTGCTTGCTTATGATACTTAGTGGCACGCTGATGCTTGATTTTGAGATGACGCTAAAATTTCATGTTTATTTTGTGCTGGGATTTGTATTTCTTGTGATACTTGGAGCTGCTAGCGTACTCCTACCTATGTTTGCATTGGCTCACGATCTAAAATTTACACTTAGTAAGGCCTCACTAGCATGCTATATTTTGGGTGGTATCTTACTAGCTTTTAATGAAAATTTATCTATTTTGTCAATATGTTTAGCGGCTTTACTTTTTATAGCTCAAGCACTTTATATTTTAAAAAAGCGCGTTAGAAAGGCGCATGATTACTGGAATGTAAATATCGTACTTTCGTTGGTGGCTTTGCTTGGTGCTGCTGTTTTTATAGCTTTAGACAAATTAAATTTAGCTGCGTATTTTTTAATATATGGCTTTTTGTTTGCTTTTATCGTAGCTCATCTTTACAAAATCGCACCATTTCTTATATGGTATCACTACGTAGCACCTTTTGTCGGAAAGGTAAAAGTGCCACTTCTTGATGCCATGATACTAAAAAAGATAGCTTATTTTGGTATAGCTTTTAATGCTATCTCGCTTCTTTGCTATCTTCTCTCAACTTGCTTTGAACTAGAAATTTTAGTGCAAGCAAGTATGATTTTTATAGCTATTAGTATAGTTTTACTATCGATAAATATAATAAATATTTTTAGATTTACTGGTTTTAAAGGATAAAAAATGAAAGAAAAAATTTATAACGCACTGTCAAATATCGTTGATCCAGAAGTTGGCTTTGATATCGTTTCGCTCGGACTTATATATGATGCGAGCTGCGATGAAAATGGCAAAGCAAAGGTTACTATGACTCTTTCAACCAAATCTTGCCCACTGCACGAAATGATACTTGGCTGGGTAGAAACTGCCGTGCTTGATATAGAAGGTGTCAAAGAGTGCGAGATCGATCTTGTCTGGGAGCCTGAGTGGAATATACAAATGGCAAGCGATTTTGTAAAAGCACAACTTGGAGTTTAATTTTTAAGTTTTTGGATTTAAAGGTTTGTAAATTTTTAATAATCTAGAGAGCAAAAGCTCTCTAGAAAATTTAAGGAGTTTGTTTTTTTGTTAGTCCATTTGATGGCGCATAAATGATGGTACATCAAGTTGTGACATATAGTCTTCGTCATATCCACCACTAACTTTTTTAAGTCTTAATATACGCTCTTTTTTTATGATATCGCTTGTATTAGAAGTTTGTATTTCATCTTTTTTTTCAGCTTCTTTTTGTGAGCTTTGAAAACCTGTTGCTATTATTGTAACTTCAACTTTATTGTCTTCTATTTTGTCATCAGTTGTTGTACCAAATATAATTTCAGCATCTTCATCTGCTGCCTCATGAATAATACTCATCGCATTATTGATATCAGCTAGTGGGCAACTAGGGCTTATTCTAAAATGAACTAAAATACCAAATGCACCATTTATTGTCATGTTATCAAGAAGTGGCGATTGTATTGCATTTTTTATAGCTTCTTGCGCTGCATCCTCACCACTTGCTTCGCCAACACCCATTAAAGCTAGTCCTCTATGGCTCATAATCGTTCTAACATCTGCAAAGTCTAGATTTATGTCGCTTTTTCCTGAGTCAAGTACGATCGTACTCATACCATTGACGGCTCTTGCAAGTACTTCATCAACCATTTCAAAGCTTTCTTTTATACCAGCATTTTTATCAATTAATGTTAGGAGTTTATCGTTTGGAATGACTACAATAGAATCGCTTTCTTTTCTAAGTTCTTCAAGGCCGCAATCAGCCAATTTTCTACGTTTTTTTCCTTCAAACATAAAAGGCATAGTAACAACTGCAACTGTTAGCGCACCAATGTCTTTTGCAGCTTGAGCAACTACTGGAGCTGCGCCTGTACCAGTTCCACCACCAAGTCCTGTACCAATGAAAACTATATCTGATGTCTCAAGTGCACTTTTTACTTCATCGTAGCTCTCTTCAGCAGCAGCTTTTCCTATTTCAGGTCTCATACCTGCACCTAGACCTTTTGTTGTTTTCTCGCCTAGTTGAATTTTTGTATGTGCAAGAGAATTTTCAAGAGCCTTAGCATCTGTATTAGCAACAATAAGATCTATATTTAAATTCGGATTAACTCTTATTATGTGGTTGACCATATTACCACCACCTCCACCTACACCTACGACCTTTATCTTTGCACCATAGATGCTTTTATTTTCTTCTACTGTGAAGCTACTCATTTTTGAAATTCTCCTTAAAATAATTGTGTAATACTATACCAAAATTTTGCAAAAGCATTTGGCTTTTTTTCTTGTTTGCTAATATCTGCAATATTGGCAAGTTCTTCTTTGCTTTTTGATTTATTTGCTACCTCTAATTCAAAATCTTTATCAGAAAAACTATCCTCTTTTTCATTTGGATCCTGCGTCTCTTGTCCAAAATTTTGTACATTTTCCTCTTCTGCAAAAACATTTCTAAAATTTGCTTTCGGTTTTGAGGCTATTTCCCCTTGGTATCTCATTTTTTTCTCAGAATCAATCTCGTATGGGCTAAAGTTGCCAGCACCATACAAACAAAGCCCTATAGCACAAGAATTTGCTGGATCTCTTAAAATTTCAAATAATCCATCCATTTCTTTTGGTTTTGCTATACGAACTGGCATTTTGTCAAATATTGCGGATGCAAGATCTCTAATGCCTTCTAACTTAGTCATACCGCCAGTAAGTATTATTCCAGCACCAATGCTATCTTTATAGCCGCTATCTTCTAGCATCTTAGCAAGTACCATAAGGGTTTCTTCTGCTCTGGCATATATAACATTTGATATTATGTCTAGTGAAACTTCGTGGCTTTTTGTTTCATCTCCAAGGATCGGGAGCTCTATTAGATCAACTGACTTATTTATTAAAGCGCCATAACCTAATTTTATCTCTTCTGCCTTTGGAAGAGGTGTATGCAGAGCCATAGAAAGATCATTTGTAATGTTTGCTGAGCCAACAGGTAAAAATTCATTGTATCTTATAGAATTTCCAGAATGTACCACAAGATTACAAGTCGCACCACCCATATCAACAAGTGCGGCACCAAGTTCTTTCTCATCTTTTGTTAATGTTGCTATCGCAGAAGCATATCCTGAAAGTACTATATTATCTAGTTGAACACCTGCTAAATTTACGGCTTTTCTTAGGTTGCTAATAGATGACTTTTGTACTGTAACAATATGTGTTTGAACTTCTAGCCTACTACCGTTCATACCTATTGGATCTTCAATATGTTCTTGTCCATCTACTTTAAAATTATAAGGAAGAACATGTAGTTTTTCATACTCATGAGGTATATCAGCAGTATGATCGGCCATTTGCATAGCACGCTCGATCTCTTTTATACCTATTTCATGATTTGGTATATTCACTACACCACTACTGTCAACGCTTTTTGTATACGCACCAGAAATAGAAACTATAACTTTTTCATAGCGTGTTCCTGCAACTCTTTGTGCTTCTATTAATGCATTTTTTATTGACTTTGCAGCTTGCTCTATATTAGTTATAACACCTTTTCTTATTCCCTGTGTTTTTTCAGTTCCAATTCCAATTATCTTAATACCATTTTCATCATGTTGTGCTATTACTGCACAAATCTGGAAAGAGCCGATATCTATACCTAAAATTTTTGTACTCAAGATAAATTACCTTTTGATATATTCTTTAATTTCATAGTATTTTTTAAGTTTGTTTGTTAAATCTTTTATTAACTCATTATTTTTAAGCATTGTAACGTTTTGCTGTGTTATTTGCTTATAGTTATTATCTATATTATCTACAAGCAACCTTTGTTCCAAAATATCGTATATAACGGCCTTATCTTCTAATATAACATAATCTTTTTTGTTGTTAGTTTCAAAAAGTTGAGAAACAAAAGCTCTAGTTTCGCTTTCATTTAGTCCTGAGATAGAGCTATTTATATCTCTACTAATAAAGCCTATATCAGTTCCTTTGAAATTTTGTAAAGACTCTTTCGCTATGGTTGTTAAGTTTTCTTTTTTCTTTTTATCTTTGTAAATTTCAAGTACCATTACTCTTGCTTGTTCAAAACTCATAGGCTGTGGAGGAGTTATGCTTTTTACTCTAACTATTAAATATCCATCTTTATATGTAAATGGTTTTATAACCTCACCAACTTTTGCACCTTTTATTTCATCAAGCGAGAATGTTGCATTATCTTCATTTATACTAATAAATTCATTTGTTGCAAGCTCAGCTTTTTTTATAGAGGTATATTTTTTTAAAGCATCAGTCTTGCTTTTCTCGATATTGTAGTCTTTAATAACTTCAGTCTTTACTTCGTCAAATGATTTGATTTTATCATCAGAGCCTTTATATCTCTCCTTGTTTTCGTTGTAGTAGTCACTCAAAGTAGTTTGATTTACATCATTTTTGTTTGACTCTATAAAGTATGTTTCAAGACCGTATATAGTCTTTGTCATATAGTTGTTTTTATTTGTTTCCCAGAGATCCTTTAGCTCTTTTTCATCTATTTTTATATCGCTTTGATTGGCATTTATTATCTGTATTGCTAATTTGTCTTGCATAAAAAAGCTTGCTTCCATCATTGCAATGTCTTCTTTGCTGGCTGGTAAATTTAAAATAGTTCTAAGTTTATCAAGTAGTATTGTTAGTTTTAAATTTTCTTCAAAATCGGTTGGATTTATTCTGGCCCTTCTCAAAATATCGTGGTATAAATTTTTATCAAAGGTACCATCTTTTTGAAATGTTGGATCAACGATTATATATTTTAAAATATCATCTTTGCTAACACTAAGACCTATATCGTCTGCAAAATTTAATAGTAAATTCTCTTGAATTGTAGCTTGAAGTGCAGCATTTTGTAATCCTAACTCGTTAGCCTTTTCTTGCGTTAATTTACCATCAAAAAGATTATTGTAGTATTGATACAAACTATCGTATTTTTGTTGCAGTTCTTGAATACTTATATTTCTGTGTCCTACTTTTGCTACTGAAGTGGCTCGATTGCTGTTTAAATCATATGCTCCCCAGCCTACAAAGCCTGCTCCAACAAAGGCTATTGTACTTACCCAAATGGTAACAACTAGGTATTTTTTATGTTTCTGCATCCAAGACAACATTAAATTTTCCTTTAAAAGACTAACGAAATTTGTATGATATATTATATAAAATTGCCTTAAATAAGCTTAAAATAGGGGCTTTAAAAATATCTTTGTGAAGAATTTTGCTAACAATTTTTTAGTATTGTTAGCAAAATTTTTAAATACTATAATCGCTATAACCACTAGTTAAATGAAGCAATTTGCAGCTATTTTCTAGTAAAGCTATCTCTTTTGCAAGAAGTTGTGGGCTTCTGCTGTATGCATAAATACCATATCCTTTAACGATAATAATATTTGTATTTTTTTCTAGCATATATCTATAAATTTCAGTTTCTGCACGTTCATACCAGTCATCATATTGTTTTGGATCATAAACAGAAATTTTATCAAATCTCATATACCCAAAATAATCTTTCGGTACTATTTTTTCATGTTTCATTGCGTAGGCAGTTGCGTATGGTGGCATCGCGTAGCAAACAAATCTCGCCTCATTTATATTTTTATAAATATTTAAGTGTATATCAGCATCAAGACTAGCTTCATTCCAGCGATAGTCTTTTTTTGATGAAAGAAGCGTCAAGTCATCATCTTTTAAATTATCAAAAATGGCATTTTGTTTATTGATTATAAATTGATTTTTTTCGACTCTTGCCGAAATCGAGCCGTGAAAGACGCCAAAAAAATTCTTTCTAAACATAGAAAGTGATATTGTTTTTATCTCATTTATTGAGTGTTCTAGCTCCATTTTTCCTCCTACGTTTAAGCGATTATATTTAAGCTATCTTAAAATTTATGTAAAATTTTACGTAATGATAGCTTTTTAAGTAAAATTTCGATAAATTTTCCACACTATTTACTATAAAGAGGCAGTGTTGCAAAGTCCACATATCAGTGTTTTACTTGATGAAGTTCTATCTTTTTTTAAAAATTTAAATGGAAATTTTATAGATTGCACGCTTGGATATGCAGGACATTCTAGTGCCATTTTATCTCAAAATGAAAATTTAAATTTAATTGCCTGTGATAGAGATAACGAAGCTATAAATTTTTCACTAAAAAAACTTGAGCCATTTGGCAGTAGGGTTAAAATTTATAAAAGTAACTTTTCTGAATTGACTAGCAGGCTAAGTCAAGAAGAAATTTTAAATGTTAGAGGAATTTTGGCTGACATCGGCGTTAGTTCGCTTCAGATAGATAAAGATGATAGAGGCTTTAGTCTTGGCTCAAGCACGCTTGATATGCGCATGGACAAAGAGCGAAATTTTAGCGCATATGATGTTGTAAATGATTACTCTTTTGATGAGTTAGTTAGAATTTTTAGAGATTATGGCGAGCTAAAAAATGCTGCCGGGATTGCAAATAAAATTATAAATACTAGAAATTTAGGCAAGATAACGAGTGCAAAAGAACTTGCAAATTTAATAGGTACAGCCCAGATAAAAGGGCGCGGAGTTAGCCCTGCGATACTTGCCTTTCAAGCCATCAGGATAGAGGTAAATGGTGAGCTAGATGAGCTAACAAATTTACTTGATAGTATAGAAAAATGTGGATTTAAAGATTGTCTTGTGGCGATTATTACATTTCACTCGCTTGAAGATAGGATCGTAAAAGAGCGCTTTAAAAAGTGGGCAAATAGCTGTATCTGCCTACCTGGCGTCTATAGATGTGAATGCGGAAATAACCACGAACTAGGCGAAATTTTGACCAAAAAGCCACTAACGGCAAGCCAAAATGAACTAGCGCAAAACTCACGAAGCAAGAGCGCAAAACTGCGGGTTTTTAAGATAAAGGGATAAAGATGCAAGAAAAAGAAGAGCTGTTAACGCTTCATGATGAGGAGCAAAAACGTGAGGTAAATTTAAGCTTTAAGACATTAGTGATGGTCTATTTAGCTGTTTTTATAGCTCTAGCTATATTTTTGCCAAAAATTTACATAGCAAATCAAATTTATTATATAAGTAGAGATATAGCTGACATAAGCGGTAAACGAGATATGCTTTTAGAGGAAAATAGAGCTCTTAATATAAAGCTTGAAAATTTACGTTATAAAAATCAAATTTTAAATAATATGCAAGAGCGTCAATGGAAATAACGAAACATTTAAAGTTTTTTAAATTTTGGCGATTCAATTATATTGGCAAATAATATAGCCATTTTGTATATAACTGCGTAAAAATAAAATTAGCTCAATAAACAAAGCTTATTTTTAACTTGCTAATTGCTTTCTTTTTGAGAGATTAGCTTTTCATATATATATTGTTCTAAATCTTTTTTTGATATGTCATTTTTTATAGCAGTATTATAAATTTCTTCGACCTTGCTTGAGTATTTTTCATAGCCAAAATATGGAAAATGCACGCTCCAAGCTTTCTTGATAAGATCGTGACTTATCTCTCTTCTTGCCCAAACTTTAAACATATCAAAGCCAATGAAAACGGCCGAAGTAACGACAGCAGTCGCTATTATCGATATGTGTGCATCAGTTTTTGCTAAAAAATGATGCGTGATGATTAACAATGGAAATAAAATGACAAAACAGATAAGTGCATAAATCTGGTAGAGCTTGATATGGTTAAATCTAAAATTTAGCTTTGCTCCATCTATTAGCATACCTTCGTTAAAAAGGGCATTTGCTTCAAGTAGATCCCTGAATAAAACTGGCTGTTTTGAAACAAAAAAAACGTTTTTTATGATTCTATCTTTTAAAGTTTCTTGCATTTTTTTATAGACTTTTTACCTTTGAAATTTTGGCTCATTATATCTAAGAATCTATAAATTCAAACAAAATTAGATACAATTTGCCCAAAATTTAAGGAGCTAAAAATGGCAGATCAAGCTTTGCAAACCGTCTTTTTAAACGGAGAATTTTTGCAAAAAGATGAGGCAAAAGTTAGTGCTTTTGATAGAGGATTTATATTTGGTGATGGAATTTATGAGGTTGTGCCTGTGATAAATTCAAAAATGGTTGATAAAGATGGATTTTGGGCGAGATTTGAAAGAAGCTTAAATGAAATAGATATAAGTTTGCCCTACGAAAAGGAAAAATTTGAGGCGATCTTAAACGAGATAATCTCCAAAAATGCCTTAAAAGAGGGCGGAATTTACATGCAAGTAACAAGAGGCGTGGCGTTTAGAAATTTCTATTTCATAGAAAATTTAACACCAAGTGTCTTTGTTTTCTGTTACCAGAGTGAAATTTTAAACAATCCTGCTGCAAAAACTGGCATAAAAGTCGTGAGTGTCGAGGATATCAGGTGGAAAAGGCGTGACATCAAGTCTATCTCACTTCTGGCTCAGTGCTACGCTAAAAATGAAGCTCATAAAAAAGGTGCAGATGAGGGCTTTATGGTGGAAAATGGCTTTGTCACAGAGGGTTGCAGCTCAAGTGCTTTTATTATCAAGGATAAAACACTCATAACCAAACCACTTTCAAATGAAATTTTGCCAGGCATTCGCCGTATGAGACTTTTAAAGATCGCCAAAGATATTGGCCTTAAGATAGAGGAGCGAAAATTTAGCATGGATGAAGTTTATAGTGCTGATGAAGTCTTTATCTCGGCTGCGACGCTCATACTCTTACCAGTTGTTTATGCTGATTGCAAGGCGATAAATGGTGCAAAAGTAGGAGAAATTTCAAGCAAACTTCGTGAAATTTATGCTGGTGAACTTTTAAAAGAAGCCGGGCTTTGAGAGAAAAAATCTTAATAAGTGCTTGCCTAGTTGGCATAAATTGTAAATTTAACGGCGAAAATAATCTTTTAAATAAAGATGTTTTAGATGAAATTTCAAAGAGATA
This window of the Campylobacter concisus genome carries:
- the purH gene encoding bifunctional phosphoribosylaminoimidazolecarboxamide formyltransferase/IMP cyclohydrolase, with product MRALLSVSDKEGIVEFAKGLEELGWQILSTGGTYKLLKTEGIKATEVSEFTASPEMFEGRVKTLHPKIHGGILHKRDDATHVAQAKEYGIEGIDLVCVNLYPFKETTIRTDDFAEIIENIDIGGPAMVRSAAKNFKDVLIVTNVLDYDEILKRLREKSDDFEFRRSLMIKAYEHTAAYDSTIANYMNDRFNSGFGDARFIVGNKVFDTRYGENPHQKGALYEFNYFFSNNFRALKGEASFNNMTDINGALMLATSFEDAPAVAIIKHANPCGFAVKDTLLESYVAALKCDPISAYGGVVAINGTLDEELAKKINEIYVEVIIAANVDEAALKVFESKKRIKIFTQDNKFLVRADDKFDFKHIDGGFVFQERDFVKDEELENMKQMSKKHASGSELKDAQIAWKVAALTKSNCVVYVKDGAMVAIGMGMTSRVDAARAAVAKAKELEIDLNGCVLASEAFFPFRDSIDIASKVGVKCVIEPGGSIRDDEVIEAADEHGMSLYFTGVRHFLH
- the msrB gene encoding peptide-methionine (R)-S-oxide reductase MsrB, with product MKKILKFILMAAVFFGLNLMAKDELIKEQTMAGQNLKEIYLAGGCFWGMQGYFKKIFGVVDTKVGYANGKSENTSYRELHESDHAETLYVKYDENRVALAEILAHFFRVIDPTSLNKQGNDVGRQYRSGIYYVSESDLPTIESFMKIEQKKFKDKIVVEVAPLKNFVIGEEYHQDYLDKNPFGYCHIDLGLADKPLYDETKFKPLSKDELKKNLSSEQYAVTQEAATERPFSSEYDKFDQKGIYVDITSGKPLFSSADKFDAGCGWPSFTKPITTTALSYKEDNSFMMKRVEVKSQNSDAHLGHVFDDGPSDKGGLRYCINGASLKFIPLEDMARLGYEEFIPYVK
- a CDS encoding peptidase M50 codes for the protein MLLNTYAPPFKLVGGYFIAGIFFLALSVPAFFYADFDAISSLNTAGFLHIFFVGFVMSIIIGALYQLTSVILEKPFFTAKGAILNLAIFCLSLLGMCYGMLFADAKILQISGVLLFCSLAFFATTYALSFMDNEKKSFAVFALFVSAIFLVIGITLGFCLLMILSGTLMLDFEMTLKFHVYFVLGFVFLVILGAASVLLPMFALAHDLKFTLSKASLACYILGGILLAFNENLSILSICLAALLFIAQALYILKKRVRKAHDYWNVNIVLSLVALLGAAVFIALDKLNLAAYFLIYGFLFAFIVAHLYKIAPFLIWYHYVAPFVGKVKVPLLDAMILKKIAYFGIAFNAISLLCYLLSTCFELEILVQASMIFIAISIVLLSINIINIFRFTGFKG
- a CDS encoding metal-sulfur cluster assembly factor; this translates as MKEKIYNALSNIVDPEVGFDIVSLGLIYDASCDENGKAKVTMTLSTKSCPLHEMILGWVETAVLDIEGVKECEIDLVWEPEWNIQMASDFVKAQLGV
- the ftsZ gene encoding cell division protein FtsZ, whose amino-acid sequence is MSSFTVEENKSIYGAKIKVVGVGGGGGNMVNHIIRVNPNLNIDLIVANTDAKALENSLAHTKIQLGEKTTKGLGAGMRPEIGKAAAEESYDEVKSALETSDIVFIGTGLGGGTGTGAAPVVAQAAKDIGALTVAVVTMPFMFEGKKRRKLADCGLEELRKESDSIVVIPNDKLLTLIDKNAGIKESFEMVDEVLARAVNGMSTIVLDSGKSDINLDFADVRTIMSHRGLALMGVGEASGEDAAQEAIKNAIQSPLLDNMTINGAFGILVHFRISPSCPLADINNAMSIIHEAADEDAEIIFGTTTDDKIEDNKVEVTIIATGFQSSQKEAEKKDEIQTSNTSDIIKKERILRLKKVSGGYDEDYMSQLDVPSFMRHQMD
- the ftsA gene encoding cell division protein FtsA; this translates as MSTKILGIDIGSFQICAVIAQHDENGIKIIGIGTEKTQGIRKGVITNIEQAAKSIKNALIEAQRVAGTRYEKVIVSISGAYTKSVDSSGVVNIPNHEIGIKEIERAMQMADHTADIPHEYEKLHVLPYNFKVDGQEHIEDPIGMNGSRLEVQTHIVTVQKSSISNLRKAVNLAGVQLDNIVLSGYASAIATLTKDEKELGAALVDMGGATCNLVVHSGNSIRYNEFLPVGSANITNDLSMALHTPLPKAEEIKLGYGALINKSVDLIELPILGDETKSHEVSLDIISNVIYARAEETLMVLAKMLEDSGYKDSIGAGIILTGGMTKLEGIRDLASAIFDKMPVRIAKPKEMDGLFEILRDPANSCAIGLCLYGAGNFSPYEIDSEKKMRYQGEIASKPKANFRNVFAEEENVQNFGQETQDPNEKEDSFSDKDFELEVANKSKSKEELANIADISKQEKKPNAFAKFWYSITQLF
- a CDS encoding peptidylprolyl isomerase, which translates into the protein MLSWMQKHKKYLVVTIWVSTIAFVGAGFVGWGAYDLNSNRATSVAKVGHRNISIQELQQKYDSLYQYYNNLFDGKLTQEKANELGLQNAALQATIQENLLLNFADDIGLSVSKDDILKYIIVDPTFQKDGTFDKNLYHDILRRARINPTDFEENLKLTILLDKLRTILNLPASKEDIAMMEASFFMQDKLAIQIINANQSDIKIDEKELKDLWETNKNNYMTKTIYGLETYFIESNKNDVNQTTLSDYYNENKERYKGSDDKIKSFDEVKTEVIKDYNIEKSKTDALKKYTSIKKAELATNEFISINEDNATFSLDEIKGAKVGEVIKPFTYKDGYLIVRVKSITPPQPMSFEQARVMVLEIYKDKKKKENLTTIAKESLQNFKGTDIGFISRDINSSISGLNESETRAFVSQLFETNNKKDYVILEDKAVIYDILEQRLLVDNIDNNYKQITQQNVTMLKNNELIKDLTNKLKKYYEIKEYIKR